A region of the Euzebya sp. genome:
GACCGGGGCGCCGCCGGCGCCGCCGGCCTGCAGGTCATCGGGTCGCTTCCCGCCCTCGGCCCGGTCGACGCGGCGGCGCGGTCGAGCGCCGACGCCCTGCCGCGGCTGGGGGCGGCCGGGTTGGCGCTCGGCGGGGCGGCGGCGGCCTGGACCGAGCTGCGCATCCTGCGCATCCGATTGTCCCGGGCCATCGGGCCGATCGACATCACCGGCGGGGTGCTCGACCACACCCTCGCGGGGTCCCTCGCCGCGGTCGGGGCCACGCTCGTCGTGCGCCTGGTCCTTGGCGGCCTCCCACCCCTCCCCCTCGGGGTCCTCGCGCTCGGCGCGGGCGGCGTCGCCTACCTGCTCGTCACCAAGATGTACGGGTTCCCGCTCGCCCGCGCCGCGCACGGCCGTCCGCCCGCCCGATCGGCCACTGCCCGCCGGTCCAGACGTCGCCCGCCGAGGTAGGGACCTACACTTCCCTGGCCGGCGGGGTCGACGACCGAGTGGCCTCCCGACCTCTTCCTCACGTGCACCCGAACCCAGACCCCACCAGCGTGCGCAGACGCCCACCGCTCAGCGGGCCGGTCACCTCCGACCTGCTCGCGAACCGGTACGTCCTCGAGGAGCACATCGCGGTCGGCGGGATGGCGGCGGTCTGGCGCGCCCACGACGAGGTCCTCGCCCGGACGGTCGCGATCAAGATCCTCCACGACGACCTGTCACGCGAGGAGGCGATCCGCGAGCGCTTCCGACGTGAGGCGGTCGCCGCCGCGAAGCTGGTCCACCCGGGGATCGTCAGCCTGTTCGACACCGGCGTCGACGGCGGCCGCGTGTACCTGGTGATCGAGTACGTCGAGGGGCGGACCCTCGCCGACGTGCTGGCGACCGAGGTCCTCGAGCCCGAGGAGGTCGCCCGCATGGCGAGCCGGATCGCGAGCGCGCTGGCCCACGCCCACGACCGCGGGATCATCCACCGGGACGTCAAGCCCGCCAACGTGCTGCTCTCCGCCGCTGGCGCCGGCGGCGGGTGGGCCAACGGCGCGGTGAAGGTGACCGACTTCGGCATCGCGAAGGCGGCGCAGGACTCGACCCTCACCGCCCCCGGTCGGGTGATGGGCACCGCCGCGTACGTGGCGCCCGAGCAGCTCCGGGGCCACGAGATCGACGCGCGCGCCGACCTGTACTCCCTCGGGCTGGTGATGTACGAGGCGATGACCGGCGAGCGGGCCTTCTCCGGCGGCGACCCGATCAGCGTCGCCGAGGCGCGGCTGGGCGCCGGTCCGCTGCACCCCCGCCAACTGCGGGCCGACGTGCCGAAGGCCCTCGACGACGTGGTCGCGGCGCTGACGGCCCCCGAGCCCGCGGATCGCCCGGCGTCGGCAGCCGCCGTGGTCGAGCTCCTGCGGCCCTTCGCCGCCGACCGGACCGTGCCCCCCGCACTGCCGGCCGCCGAGGAGGACGACGAGGGCACGTCCCTCCGCTCCGAGCTGCGCTGGCTGGCGCCGGTCGGCGGGCTGCTGCTGCTCGCCGCCGCACTCGTCGCTGTCGGGATAGTGGGCGGGATCATCGACGACGACCGCATCTCGCTGTCCGCGGAGGAGGTCACGCCCGACCTCGGCGCCGGCGGGGCGGACGCCGACCCGATCGCCGAGGCAGGTCGTGACGCGGGCGCGGGCGAGGGAGGGGAGGAGCCGGCGCCACAGGTCGTGCCGCTCCGGCTTGGGCAGATCACGGCGTTCGACCCCCAGGGCGACGGCGGCGGCGAACGCGACGAGTTCCTCCCCAACCTGACCGACGGCGCCCCGAACACCGCGTGGGCGACCGAGCGCTACGACACGCCGCAGTTCGGGAACCTGAAGGACGGCGTCGGCTTCCACGTCGACCTCAGCGGGTCGAGGACCCTCGCCGAGGTCGTCCTCGAGGTGCCGCGAGGCGGCTTCGACGTCGAGATCCGGGTGGCGGGCCGGGTCGACCCCGACCCGGCCGCGTGGGTGACGGCGACGACCATCGACGACATCGCGCCCGGCCGGAGCACCTACCCGCTGCCCGAGAACCCCACGGCGCGGTACCTGCTGGTGTGGATCACCGGTGACCTCCAACCCTTCGAGACCGGCTTCCGAGCCGAGATCGGCGAGATCGAGGTGCAGGCGCTCGCATCCTGAGGGGGAGGTCGCTGGCATCCTGTGCTGACCGATGCCCGCAGCTCCTCCGGCGCCGTGACCCGGCGCCCGACCGCACCCCGCGCGGAGGCGACCGACCAGGTCCCCGACGAGGACCTCGTCGCGGCCTTCGTCCGCGGGGACGAGCGCGCGTACGTCGCGCTGGTCGACCGCTACCGGCGGCGGGTCTTCGGAATCTGCATCCGCTACTTCGGCGATCCGGTCGACGCCGAGGACGCCGCCCAGGACGTCTTCCTCACGCTGTACCGCAGGGCGGCGACCTTCCGGGGCGGATCGAAGTTCTCGACCTGGATGTACCGGGTGACGACGAACGCCTGCAACGACCTCGCCCGCAAGCGCGCCCGTCGGCCGCAGAAGGCCGATGCGGTGGTCGAGGAGCTGCCGCTGGCCGACGCCGACGACCACATCGGTCGCCGCCTCCTCACCCTCGAGCTGCGGGAGGCGCTGCTGCAGCTCCAGCCCGAGCACCGCGACGCGGTCGTCGCGCACACCGTCGAGGGGCGTCCGTACCACGAGATCGCCGCCGAGGCCGGTGTCGCCGTGGGGACCATCAAGTCACGCGTCCACCGCGGCCACGCCAAGCTGGCGGCCATCCTGTCCGAGGGGGAGGGGTCGGGAGCGGAACCCTCGGACCGCGGCCCACCTCCTACCTGACGCAGCCTTCCCGTCCGCCCCCCCTCGGAGCTCCCTGACCACGTGACCGATCCCGTCGACCTCCGCGAGCAGCTCGCCGCCTTCCTGGCCGGCGAGCTGGACGGTGCTGCCGCTGATGCGCTCCAGGACCGCATCGACGCCGAGCCCTGGGTCGCCCACCTCGCCGACGAGATGGCCGACCTGCTCGTGGAGCTCGGCGGGGTCGACGACGTCACCCCGCCGCCGGGCTACGCCGACCGCCTCGCGGACGCCCTGGCCGCGGAGATCGGTCACCCCCTGCCCGCCGCCCCGGACCCGCGGGCGCTCGCCGCCACGGGTGCGGCCGCCGCCACGGGGTGGGCCGAGCAGCACACCGGCCCGCGAGGGCGTCGGCCCGGGAGCGCACGCCCGGCCGGCCGCGGTTCCGGCGGCGACCGCCGGAGGCGGCTGACCCGCGCGCTCGCCGTCGCCGCGGTCTTCGTGGTCATCGGCGTGGCCACGGTCGGCGTGCTCGACGGCGGCCTCTTCGGCAGCGCGTCGGATTCGGGCTCGGACGAGGGGGCCGAGTTCGCCCAGGACGAGCGGGAGGTGCTGCAGGCCGGCGACGCGGCCGAGGACGATGCGGCCGACGGCGACGCGGCCGACGGCGATGCGGCAGCGACCGAGGCCGAGGACCCCGCGGTGGCCGCCGCGCCCGCCCCGACCGAGGAGGTCGCGGACGCCGCGGCCGAGGAGGGGTCCGCCGGTGCAGGTGCCGACGCCCTGATCGCGATCGACGGTCCCGCGGTCCTCGACCTCGGGCCGGTCGATCCCGCCGACCTCGGACCGGTCCTCACAGAGGACCCGGCGACGCAGGCCCTGCTGGGACTCGACGCGACCGCCGCCGCAGACCGCGCACGCGCCCACGCCGACGAGCTGCTCCGCGCCACGTACCCCGACCAGACGCCTGCCGGCACCTGCGTCCGCGAGGTCCTCGACGCCGCCGGCCCCGACCTGGTCCCCGCCGTCGCCGCGACGGCGGAGCTGCCCGACGGGCCCGTGATCGCCTTCGCGCTGGTCCGCTCCGCCGGCGGTGAGGCCCTGGACGCCGTCGACGTGTGGGTCGTCGACCCCTCCACCTGCGCGGTCCAGCAGGTCATCAGCTGACCCCAGGCGTCTCGGAATAGGCTGCGGGACACCGCTGTTCAACGCCCTGCCGCCACCTCGGTCCCGCCTCGGAGGAAACCACCCACATGCCCGACACGCCCATCCGCAACGTCGTGATCATCGGCTCCGGCCCGGCCGGGCTGACCGCGGCGCTCTACGCCGCGCGGGCGGACCTCGAACCCCTCGTGATCGAGGGTCAGGCCGCTGGCGGGCAGCTGATGCAGACCACCGAGGTGGAGAACTTCCCGGGCTTCCCCGACGGGCGCATGGGTCCGGAGCTGATGATGGACTTCCGCAAGCAGGCGGAGAAGTTCGGCACCGAGTTCCTGACCCGCGACGTCGACGCGGTCGACCTCACCAGCGGCTCGCCGTTCGCCATCACGGTCGGCGCCGACACGATCCTCGCGAGGACGGTCATCATCTCGACGGGCGCCACCGCCCGCTGGCTCGGCCTGCCCAACGAGCAGCGCCTGATCGGCAAGGGCGTCTCGGCCTGCGCCACCTGCGACGGCTTCTTCTTCCGCGACCGCGAGCTCGTCGTCGTGGGCGGTGGCGACTCGGCGATGGAGGAGGCGATGTTCCTGACGAAGTTCGCCTCCAAGGTCACCGTCATCCACCGCCGGGACCAGCTGCGGGCCTCGAAGATCATGGCGGACCGGGCGATGGCGAACGAGAAGATCGTCTTCGAGTGGAACAGCGAGGTCGTGGACGTCCTCGGCGACGACGTCGTCACCGGCGTCGTCCTGGCCGACACCCGGACCGGGGAACGTCGGGAGATGGCCGCCGACGGGCTCTTCCTC
Encoded here:
- a CDS encoding RNA polymerase sigma factor, with the translated sequence MLTDARSSSGAVTRRPTAPRAEATDQVPDEDLVAAFVRGDERAYVALVDRYRRRVFGICIRYFGDPVDAEDAAQDVFLTLYRRAATFRGGSKFSTWMYRVTTNACNDLARKRARRPQKADAVVEELPLADADDHIGRRLLTLELREALLQLQPEHRDAVVAHTVEGRPYHEIAAEAGVAVGTIKSRVHRGHAKLAAILSEGEGSGAEPSDRGPPPT
- a CDS encoding protein kinase yields the protein MRRRPPLSGPVTSDLLANRYVLEEHIAVGGMAAVWRAHDEVLARTVAIKILHDDLSREEAIRERFRREAVAAAKLVHPGIVSLFDTGVDGGRVYLVIEYVEGRTLADVLATEVLEPEEVARMASRIASALAHAHDRGIIHRDVKPANVLLSAAGAGGGWANGAVKVTDFGIAKAAQDSTLTAPGRVMGTAAYVAPEQLRGHEIDARADLYSLGLVMYEAMTGERAFSGGDPISVAEARLGAGPLHPRQLRADVPKALDDVVAALTAPEPADRPASAAAVVELLRPFAADRTVPPALPAAEEDDEGTSLRSELRWLAPVGGLLLLAAALVAVGIVGGIIDDDRISLSAEEVTPDLGAGGADADPIAEAGRDAGAGEGGEEPAPQVVPLRLGQITAFDPQGDGGGERDEFLPNLTDGAPNTAWATERYDTPQFGNLKDGVGFHVDLSGSRTLAEVVLEVPRGGFDVEIRVAGRVDPDPAAWVTATTIDDIAPGRSTYPLPENPTARYLLVWITGDLQPFETGFRAEIGEIEVQALAS
- the trxB gene encoding thioredoxin-disulfide reductase; translated protein: MPDTPIRNVVIIGSGPAGLTAALYAARADLEPLVIEGQAAGGQLMQTTEVENFPGFPDGRMGPELMMDFRKQAEKFGTEFLTRDVDAVDLTSGSPFAITVGADTILARTVIISTGATARWLGLPNEQRLIGKGVSACATCDGFFFRDRELVVVGGGDSAMEEAMFLTKFASKVTVIHRRDQLRASKIMADRAMANEKIVFEWNSEVVDVLGDDVVTGVVLADTRTGERREMAADGLFLAIGHDPASGLFADQLETDSQGYLVVTEPTTATSIPGVFAAGDITDTIYRQAITAAGQGCKAAIDAERWLEASH